One genomic region from Natrinema caseinilyticum encodes:
- a CDS encoding TIGR04347 family pseudo-SAM/SPASM protein, with the protein MISISKLLCDLDAEGDGLRYDAAADSEKPQISAEKQHRPVVVWNTTRRCNLYCSHCYAGAQSEPGSGEFTTAEGRTFLDQLAAYDVPVVLFSGGEPLVRDDLTELVAYASELGLRPVLSSNGTLLTRERAAALRDAGLQYAGISVDGLPERNDRFRGSDGAFDAAVRGIENCLAVGLKTGLRYTITEANAPDLEGVVDLLVDRGLDRFCFYHLDYGGRGAEIADADLSPREKRDAVERVADLTLEYHDRGEEIETLLVGNYADAAFLVEYARETFGDAKATAVYEYLERNGGDPTAERIADVDYQGNVHPTQFWQGYSLGNVRDRPFGEIWEDDSNPLVAALRDREQRLTGKCADCRYRSICRGASRLRALSMTGDLFAPDPQCYLRDDEVRGAEPIAGGAAD; encoded by the coding sequence GTGATTTCGATCAGCAAACTCCTGTGTGACCTCGATGCGGAGGGTGACGGCTTGCGCTACGACGCGGCCGCCGACTCCGAGAAGCCACAGATCAGCGCGGAAAAACAACACCGACCGGTGGTCGTCTGGAACACGACCCGTCGCTGTAACCTCTATTGTTCGCACTGTTACGCGGGCGCGCAGTCCGAACCCGGTTCCGGCGAGTTCACGACCGCCGAGGGACGGACGTTCCTCGATCAGCTCGCAGCCTACGACGTTCCGGTCGTGCTATTCTCCGGCGGTGAGCCGCTCGTGCGCGACGATCTGACCGAACTCGTAGCCTACGCATCCGAACTCGGCCTTCGGCCGGTGCTGTCCTCGAACGGCACCCTGTTGACTCGAGAACGGGCTGCGGCGTTGCGAGACGCCGGTCTCCAGTACGCCGGTATCTCCGTCGACGGCCTCCCCGAACGGAACGACCGCTTTCGGGGCTCGGACGGCGCGTTCGATGCGGCCGTCCGGGGTATCGAAAACTGCCTCGCAGTCGGCCTCAAAACGGGCCTGCGGTACACGATCACCGAGGCGAACGCGCCCGATCTCGAGGGGGTCGTCGACCTGCTCGTCGACAGGGGTCTCGACAGATTCTGCTTCTACCACCTCGATTACGGGGGCCGCGGGGCCGAGATCGCCGACGCCGATCTCTCGCCCAGAGAAAAACGAGACGCGGTCGAACGGGTGGCGGACCTCACGCTCGAGTACCACGACCGGGGCGAGGAGATCGAGACGCTGCTGGTCGGGAACTACGCCGACGCCGCGTTCCTCGTCGAATACGCCCGCGAAACGTTCGGGGATGCGAAGGCGACGGCGGTCTACGAGTATCTCGAGCGAAACGGCGGCGATCCGACGGCCGAGCGCATCGCCGACGTCGATTACCAGGGGAACGTCCATCCGACGCAGTTCTGGCAGGGCTACAGCCTTGGCAACGTCCGCGACCGGCCGTTCGGCGAGATCTGGGAGGACGACTCCAACCCGCTGGTCGCCGCGCTTCGTGACCGTGAGCAGCGGTTGACGGGGAAGTGCGCTGACTGTCGGTACCGCTCGATTTGTCGGGGCGCGTCGCGGTTGCGGGCGCTCTCGATGACGGGTGACCTGTTCGCTCCCGACCCGCAGTGTTATCTCCGCGACGACGAAGTACGCGGCGCGGAACCGATCGCCGGCGGTGCCGCCGACTGA
- a CDS encoding Htur_1727 family rSAM-partnered candidate RiPP: MGEKTRRSHVASDGRGNPTPQWEVFVRDEASDPMRHVGSVAAASGTEAHEHASRLFDRDAVDVWLCPAEAVDRYSTRGLADAADDRRDGIAGDEGGGDTVDEGTRADERRGDPRTDDEPTAHSEARNA, encoded by the coding sequence ATGGGAGAGAAGACACGCCGCTCGCACGTCGCGAGTGACGGACGCGGAAATCCGACCCCTCAGTGGGAGGTGTTCGTCCGCGACGAGGCGAGCGATCCGATGCGACACGTCGGCAGCGTCGCCGCCGCGAGCGGAACGGAAGCGCACGAACATGCGTCACGGTTGTTCGACCGGGACGCCGTGGACGTCTGGCTCTGTCCCGCCGAGGCGGTCGATCGATATTCGACGCGCGGACTCGCGGATGCGGCCGACGACCGGCGGGACGGGATCGCCGGTGACGAAGGCGGTGGCGACACCGTCGACGAAGGGACACGCGCCGATGAGCGACGCGGTGACCCGCGAACTGACGACGAACCGACGGCGCATTCGGAGGCGAGAAACGCGTGA
- a CDS encoding TIGR04053 family radical SAM/SPASM domain-containing protein, with amino-acid sequence MRPESLDTSERPLVLIWELTQACGLACDHCRADARPQRHPEELSTAEGKRLLEDAAEFGDGQLVVLSGGDPLVRDDVSELIAHGDDRGLRMTITPSGTGSLTAGRIAEMADAGLRRMAVSLDGASPETHDAFRGEDGSFDETIRAVEGARASGVPVQVNTTVCRRTVDELPAIRELLTEIGAVMWSVFFLVQIGRGRVLEPVAPRRADAVMEWLHDVSETEPFGLKTTEAPQYRRVAIQRRMAADGVRDGAVGPGRTDTGDGPGPGIERRTGIVAGDGFAFVSHTGEVFPSGFLPESAGNVRGRPVTELYRESALFRSLRDRERLEGKCGACSYRHVCGGSRSRAFAHTGDPFASDPLCPYVPDGYDGPLPWDGDERGRPSADG; translated from the coding sequence ATGCGCCCCGAATCCCTCGATACGTCCGAGCGACCGCTGGTCCTGATCTGGGAGCTCACCCAGGCCTGTGGGCTCGCCTGCGACCACTGTCGAGCCGACGCCAGACCGCAGCGCCACCCCGAGGAACTCTCGACGGCCGAGGGCAAACGGTTGCTCGAGGACGCGGCCGAGTTCGGCGACGGCCAACTGGTCGTCCTCTCGGGCGGCGACCCGCTCGTCCGGGACGACGTCTCGGAACTGATCGCCCACGGCGACGACCGCGGGTTGCGGATGACGATCACGCCCAGCGGCACGGGATCGCTCACCGCCGGTCGAATCGCCGAGATGGCCGACGCGGGGCTCAGACGAATGGCCGTCAGTCTCGACGGCGCATCGCCCGAAACGCACGACGCCTTCCGGGGCGAGGACGGCAGCTTCGACGAGACGATACGGGCCGTGGAAGGCGCCCGCGCGAGTGGCGTCCCCGTTCAGGTCAACACGACCGTCTGCCGCCGGACCGTCGACGAACTCCCCGCGATCCGGGAACTACTGACTGAGATCGGGGCCGTCATGTGGAGCGTCTTCTTCCTCGTCCAGATCGGTCGCGGCCGAGTCCTCGAGCCTGTCGCCCCCCGTCGGGCGGACGCGGTGATGGAGTGGTTACACGACGTAAGCGAGACGGAACCGTTCGGTCTCAAGACGACCGAAGCCCCGCAGTATCGGCGGGTTGCGATCCAGCGTCGGATGGCCGCAGACGGGGTGAGGGATGGTGCGGTCGGCCCGGGGAGGACTGACACCGGGGACGGTCCCGGTCCCGGTATCGAGCGCCGTACCGGCATCGTCGCTGGCGACGGCTTCGCGTTCGTCAGCCACACGGGAGAGGTGTTTCCGTCCGGTTTCCTCCCGGAATCGGCGGGCAACGTACGCGGTCGACCGGTGACGGAGCTCTATCGCGAGTCGGCCCTGTTCCGATCGCTGCGTGACCGCGAACGACTCGAGGGCAAGTGCGGCGCCTGTTCGTACCGCCACGTCTGTGGCGGCAGTCGCTCGCGAGCGTTCGCTCACACCGGTGATCCGTTCGCGAGCGATCCGCTGTGTCCGTACGTTCCCGACGGCTACGACGGCCCGCTGCCGTGGGACGGCGACGAGCGTGGGCGTCCCTCGGCCGACGGCTGA
- a CDS encoding acetyl-CoA carboxylase biotin carboxylase subunit, protein MFRKVLVANRGEIAVRVMRACEELNIGTVAVYSEADKDSGHVRYADEAYNVGPARAADSYLDHEAVIEAARKADADAIHPGYGFLAENAEFASKVEDADGITWIGPSSDAMESLGEKTKARTIMNEAEVPIVPGTTDPVTDPAEVTEFGEKHGYPIAIKAEGGGGGRGMKVVWDESEVEDQLESAQREGEAYFDNDSVYLERYLENPRHIEVQIVADQHGNVRHLGERDCSLQRRHQKVIEEGPSAALTDELREEIGEAARRGVAAADYTNAGTVEFLVEEEPGRDGPLGPDTNFYFLEVNTRIQVEHTVTEEITGIDIVKRQIRIAAGEEIDFEQDDVEIDGHAMEFRINAENAANDFAPATGGTLETYDPPGGIGVRMDDALRQGDELVTDYDSMIAKLVVWGEDRDECIERSLRALREYEIAGIPTIIPFHRLMLTDEEFVQSTHTTKYLDEELDETRIEEAQEQWGGDTGDGASEDDDETVEREFTVEVNGKRFDVELEEHGAPAIPAGDVEAAGGQASRPEPAGGSSGGETEIQGEGETVDAEMQGTILDVDVKEGDEVAAGDVLVVLEAMKMENDIVASRGGTVTQIAVEEGQSVDMGDTLVVLE, encoded by the coding sequence ATGTTCAGGAAGGTTCTCGTGGCGAATCGCGGGGAAATCGCCGTTCGAGTCATGCGGGCGTGCGAAGAATTGAACATCGGGACCGTCGCCGTCTACTCCGAGGCCGACAAAGACTCGGGACACGTCCGTTACGCCGACGAGGCGTACAACGTGGGGCCGGCGCGTGCGGCCGACTCTTATCTGGATCACGAAGCCGTCATCGAGGCCGCGCGAAAAGCCGATGCGGATGCCATCCACCCCGGCTACGGCTTCCTCGCCGAAAACGCCGAATTCGCGAGCAAAGTGGAGGACGCCGACGGAATCACCTGGATCGGTCCGTCCAGCGACGCGATGGAATCGTTGGGAGAGAAGACCAAAGCGCGGACGATCATGAACGAGGCCGAAGTTCCGATCGTTCCCGGAACCACCGACCCGGTCACCGATCCGGCAGAGGTCACGGAATTCGGTGAGAAACACGGCTATCCGATCGCCATCAAGGCCGAAGGTGGCGGTGGCGGCCGCGGAATGAAAGTCGTCTGGGACGAGAGCGAAGTCGAAGACCAACTCGAGAGCGCACAGCGAGAGGGCGAGGCGTACTTCGACAACGATTCGGTCTACCTCGAGCGCTACCTCGAGAACCCGCGTCACATCGAGGTACAGATCGTCGCCGACCAGCACGGCAACGTTCGCCACCTCGGGGAACGAGACTGTTCGTTGCAACGGCGCCACCAGAAGGTCATCGAAGAAGGACCCTCCGCGGCGCTGACCGACGAACTGCGAGAGGAAATCGGCGAGGCCGCACGTCGGGGCGTCGCCGCCGCCGATTACACCAATGCAGGCACCGTCGAATTCCTCGTCGAAGAGGAACCCGGCCGTGACGGACCGCTGGGTCCGGACACGAACTTCTACTTCCTCGAGGTCAATACGCGAATTCAAGTCGAGCACACGGTCACCGAAGAGATCACGGGCATCGATATCGTCAAGCGCCAGATCAGGATCGCAGCGGGCGAGGAGATCGACTTCGAGCAAGACGACGTCGAGATCGACGGCCACGCGATGGAGTTCCGGATCAACGCCGAGAACGCGGCCAACGACTTCGCCCCCGCGACAGGAGGGACTCTCGAGACCTACGACCCGCCCGGTGGGATCGGCGTCCGGATGGACGACGCGCTGCGCCAGGGCGACGAACTCGTCACCGACTACGACTCGATGATCGCGAAGTTGGTCGTCTGGGGCGAAGACCGCGACGAGTGCATCGAACGATCGCTGCGCGCCCTGCGCGAGTACGAAATTGCGGGAATCCCGACGATCATCCCGTTCCACCGGCTGATGCTCACCGACGAGGAGTTCGTCCAGAGCACCCACACCACGAAGTATCTCGACGAGGAACTCGACGAGACGCGAATCGAAGAAGCCCAGGAACAGTGGGGCGGCGACACCGGCGACGGTGCGAGCGAGGACGACGACGAGACCGTCGAACGCGAGTTCACGGTCGAGGTCAACGGCAAGCGCTTCGATGTCGAACTCGAGGAACACGGCGCCCCGGCGATCCCGGCCGGTGACGTCGAGGCTGCCGGTGGCCAGGCGAGTCGACCGGAGCCCGCCGGTGGGTCGAGCGGCGGAGAAACCGAGATCCAGGGCGAAGGCGAGACCGTCGACGCCGAAATGCAGGGCACGATTCTCGACGTCGACGTCAAGGAAGGCGACGAGGTGGCCGCCGGAGACGTACTGGTCGTCCTCGAGGCCATGAAGATGGAAAACGACATCGTCGCCTCCCGCGGCGGGACCGTCACCCAGATCGCCGTCGAGGAAGGCCAGAGCGTCGACATGGGCGATACGTTGGTCGTCCTCGAGTAA
- a CDS encoding SPFH domain-containing protein → MYPLVLVPAQLQSVLEEPLLLVGLVVLVLVLVTVWQIVEIVDAYDKAALTVFGEYRGLLEPGLNIVPPFVSRVYTFDMRTQTIDVPSQEAITRDNSPVTADAVVYIRVMNAERAFLQVDDYQRAVSNLAQTTLRAVLGDMELDDTLSRRELINERIRTELDEPTDEWGIRVESVEVREVTPSQGVKGAMEQQTSAERRRRAMILEAQGDRRSAVERAEGEKQSNIIRAQGKKQSQILESQGDAISTVLRARAAESMGERAVIDKGMETLTEIGQGESTTFVLPQELSSLVGRYGKHLSGSDVTENGAELESREFDEETRELIGLDDIAEIIGEIDREATMDVEAMEQEARAIQEGEDMGSDRGTGIDISETGSDLSETETEAGPESDSGSE, encoded by the coding sequence ATGTATCCACTGGTACTCGTTCCGGCGCAACTCCAGTCGGTTCTCGAGGAACCGCTCCTGCTCGTCGGACTGGTCGTTCTCGTGCTCGTGCTCGTTACGGTCTGGCAGATCGTCGAGATCGTCGACGCCTACGACAAAGCTGCACTGACCGTCTTCGGCGAGTACCGCGGGCTGCTCGAACCCGGGCTCAACATCGTGCCGCCGTTCGTCTCGCGGGTGTACACCTTCGACATGCGGACGCAGACGATCGACGTCCCGTCCCAGGAGGCGATCACACGGGATAACTCGCCGGTCACGGCCGACGCAGTCGTCTACATTCGCGTCATGAACGCCGAACGAGCGTTTCTCCAGGTCGACGACTATCAGCGGGCCGTCTCGAACCTCGCGCAGACGACGCTTCGGGCCGTCCTTGGAGACATGGAACTCGACGACACGCTCAGTCGGCGGGAGTTGATCAACGAGCGGATCCGTACCGAACTCGACGAACCGACCGACGAGTGGGGGATTCGCGTCGAGTCCGTCGAAGTTCGCGAGGTCACGCCCTCCCAGGGCGTGAAAGGTGCGATGGAACAGCAAACGTCCGCCGAACGTCGGCGACGCGCAATGATCCTCGAGGCCCAGGGTGATCGGCGCAGCGCCGTCGAACGAGCGGAGGGCGAGAAACAGTCGAACATCATCCGCGCTCAGGGGAAGAAACAAAGTCAGATCCTCGAGTCGCAGGGCGACGCCATTTCGACCGTGCTACGAGCGCGCGCCGCCGAATCGATGGGCGAACGCGCGGTCATCGACAAAGGCATGGAGACGCTCACGGAGATCGGCCAGGGCGAATCGACGACGTTCGTCCTGCCACAGGAACTCTCCTCGCTGGTCGGCCGCTACGGCAAGCACCTCTCGGGCAGCGACGTCACGGAGAACGGTGCCGAACTCGAGAGCCGCGAGTTCGACGAGGAGACCCGGGAGCTGATCGGGCTGGACGACATCGCGGAGATCATCGGCGAAATCGATCGAGAGGCGACGATGGACGTCGAAGCGATGGAGCAGGAAGCCCGGGCGATCCAGGAGGGCGAGGACATGGGGTCGGACCGGGGCACGGGCATCGATATTTCCGAGACGGGAAGCGACCTCTCCGAGACGGAAACCGAAGCCGGTCCGGAGTCCGACTCCGGATCGGAGTAA
- a CDS encoding acyl-CoA carboxylase subunit beta produces MEDRIDELEELREEARKGGGEARIEKQHDKGKMTARERIDYFLDEGTFTEFDQLRTHQTSQFGMEEKKVPGDGVVTGYGEVNGRTVFVFAHDFTVFGGSLGEVFAEKVCKVMDMAMEVGAPVIGLNDSAGARIQEGVKSLAGYTEIFRRNQEASGVIPQISATMGPCAGGAVYSPAITDFIFMVKDTSHMYITGPGVTQTVTGEEVTHEELGGAMTHAEKTGVAQFACESEEQALDDIKRLLSYLPQNNVEDPPRVEPWDDPDRRDDALTDIVPPSPQKPYDMTNVIDSVVDEGSFFEVADNFAQNIVVGFGRLDGRSVGLVANQPRVNAGTLTVDASMKGSRFVRFCDSFNIPIVTFVDVPGYMPGTDQEHRGIIRHGAKLLYAYAEATVPLLTVITRKAYGGAYCVMASKNLGADVNYAWPTAEIAVMGPQGAVNILYREELQDADDPDELRDELIEEYREEFANPYTATDKGFLDDVIVPTETRPRLIADLEMLETKRASNPDKKHGNIPL; encoded by the coding sequence ATGGAAGATCGCATCGACGAACTCGAGGAACTCCGCGAAGAGGCCCGAAAGGGAGGTGGCGAAGCTCGAATCGAAAAGCAACACGACAAGGGGAAGATGACTGCCCGTGAGCGGATCGATTACTTCCTCGACGAGGGAACGTTCACGGAGTTCGACCAGCTCCGAACCCACCAGACGAGCCAGTTCGGGATGGAAGAGAAGAAGGTTCCCGGCGACGGCGTCGTCACGGGCTACGGCGAGGTCAACGGGCGGACCGTCTTCGTCTTCGCACACGACTTCACCGTCTTCGGCGGCTCGCTCGGCGAGGTGTTCGCCGAGAAGGTCTGTAAGGTCATGGACATGGCCATGGAGGTCGGAGCGCCCGTTATCGGGCTCAACGACTCCGCCGGGGCTCGCATTCAGGAAGGCGTCAAAAGCCTGGCCGGCTACACCGAGATCTTCCGCCGGAACCAGGAGGCAAGCGGCGTGATCCCCCAGATTTCCGCGACGATGGGGCCGTGTGCCGGCGGTGCCGTCTACTCCCCGGCGATCACGGACTTCATCTTCATGGTGAAAGACACGAGCCACATGTACATCACGGGCCCGGGCGTCACCCAGACCGTCACCGGTGAGGAGGTCACCCACGAAGAACTCGGCGGTGCGATGACCCACGCCGAGAAGACCGGCGTCGCCCAGTTCGCGTGCGAAAGCGAAGAACAGGCGCTCGACGATATCAAGCGGCTTCTCTCGTATCTCCCACAGAACAACGTCGAGGACCCGCCACGCGTCGAGCCGTGGGACGACCCGGACCGTCGTGACGATGCGCTCACGGACATCGTTCCGCCGAGCCCGCAGAAGCCCTACGACATGACCAACGTCATCGACAGCGTCGTCGACGAGGGATCGTTCTTCGAGGTCGCGGACAACTTCGCCCAGAACATCGTCGTCGGCTTCGGCCGTCTCGATGGGCGCTCGGTCGGCCTCGTGGCCAATCAGCCGCGCGTCAACGCCGGAACCCTGACGGTCGACGCCTCGATGAAGGGGTCGCGGTTCGTCCGCTTCTGTGACTCGTTTAACATCCCGATCGTCACGTTCGTCGACGTTCCCGGCTACATGCCCGGCACCGACCAGGAACACCGCGGGATCATCCGCCACGGTGCGAAACTCCTGTACGCCTACGCCGAGGCGACCGTCCCGCTTTTGACCGTCATCACGCGCAAAGCGTACGGCGGCGCCTACTGCGTCATGGCATCGAAGAACCTCGGCGCGGACGTCAACTACGCCTGGCCCACCGCAGAAATCGCCGTCATGGGACCGCAGGGTGCGGTCAACATCCTCTACCGCGAGGAACTCCAAGATGCGGACGATCCCGACGAACTCCGCGACGAACTCATCGAGGAGTACCGAGAGGAGTTCGCAAACCCCTACACAGCGACGGACAAAGGGTTCTTAGACGACGTTATCGTCCCCACCGAAACCCGACCGCGACTGATCGCCGATCTGGAAATGCTCGAGACGAAGCGCGCGTCGAACCCGGACAAGAAACACGGGAACATCCCGCTGTAG